The stretch of DNA TTCCTGGAATAAATGACGGTGAAGAGCTTAGAAAAACCATTAATGATTTGATAGAGTGGGGAGCTCATGCAGTAATATTAATGAGGTTTGCAAATAAAACCGAGCAAGGACTTATTCTTGAAAATGCCCCAATAGTAGAAGGAATTGAAACTCACAATATTGAAGAATTTAAAGAAATTGTAAAGAAAACTTTTGAGGAATTTGGAGATAAAATAAGAATTACAGGCACACCGCTTTATGACCCTTTGACAAATGCACCATTTGCTCTATCTTATGAAGAGAGATTACTGAAAAAATTAAGAAATAAAATAAAATCGGAAGCTACCATAATTACAGGAAATATATCTTATCCATTTTTAAAAAATATATTTAAAGATACTCCAATTAATGTAGTTAAGGTTAATAAAGATATTTCAGATTTAATTACTGCAAAAGATTTAAAAACTGTTGATTTAAATGAACTAAAAGATACGGTATTTATACCCCCAATGGCCTTTGTTCATGACAGAATTGCAGAAGAAATATTGAATAGGGATGGAAAAGATAGGATGATTTTAAGGGGCATTGATAAACTATCGGTGGATGGAGAAGTAAGTGGAATATTGACAAAAGAAGAGGTTTTAGAATTCGAAAAAAATGCTTTTGAAGAACTAATTGAAAAGATAAATTTCTTTGGAAAACCTATTTAATCCTATTTTGATTTATTTTTTATATTTTATATAACATTTTTTCTATATTTTTTATTTTAAAAAAATTAATTTTAATATATACATATATAAATTAATAGACCTATAAAAAATGCCGAGGGGGGGACTCGAACCCCCGACCTCTCGGTTTCCCAGGACCCAAGGAGAGTATTTGCTCCTTGGGAATATCCGTATGAGCCGAGCGCTATAACCAGCCTAAGCCACCTCGGCACTGTTAATTCTGTAATATTATTAAATGCATCACTAAATAATAGTATCTCATATATATACTTTTCGCCGAAAGATTTATATAGCATTATGTAAAACTACACTATGCGTTTTTAAACTATAAATTAATAGTATATAGCGGGGGTTGCCAAGTCTGGCCAAAGGCGCTAGGTTGAGGGCCTAGTCCCGTAGGGGTTCGAGGGTTCAAATCCCTTCCCCCGCACTAATTTTATTTTGATAATTATCAGGCTCCAAAACTCACTTCGTTCGTTTTAGACTTTCGGTAGCATCCTTTTCGAGCGATAGCGAGAAATCAGAAAAAAACCCTACGGATTTTTTTACTGCCTAAGGCATCGTATAATTCACGAAGTGAATTTTGAGATTTTTAAAGGATGCGTTTAAATCCATTCCCCCGCACTATTTTTTTAATTATAAATCCATTAATTTATATATATTATTTTCAAGTCTCGACCGAAGCAAAACAAGGTTATTTTGTAGCATTTTTTTAAAGGATGAATTGAATTTTAAGATTTTTATTATTTTTAATTAAAATATTATATAAATAATAATTCTCTAAATATAATACAATAATAATAATGGAGAATTGATATGAAAAAAATAATAATATGTGTAAGTGGTGCAAGCGGAGCTCACTATGCTAAAAGACTTCTTGAAGTTTTAAAGGATAATGAAAATGTAAAAACCTGTTTAATAATTTCCAATTCGGCAAAGAAAATAATACAGCATGAGCTAAATATTACAGTCGATGATTTTATAAAATTATCGGATGAATACTATGAAAATAACAATTTCTTTTCACCTGTTGCATCAGGTTCAAATATATTTGATGCTGCTGTTGTAGTTCCATGTTCCATGAAAACCTTATCATCAATAGCAAATGGATACACTAGCAATTTGATATGTAGGGTTTGCGATATAGCCTTAAAAGAGCAGAGAAAATTAATAATAATGCCAAGAGAAATGCCTTTTAATGCCATACATCTTGAAAACATGCTAAAACTCTCAAAATTGGGGGTTTTAATAATGCCTCCAATTCCAGGATTTTACAATGAACCAAAAACAATAGATGATATTATTGATTTTGTAGTTGGAAGAATATTGGATAATTTAGGAATAAAAAACAATTTATTTAAAAGATGGAAAGGATAATTAAAAATATTAAAATATTAAAATGTTAACTTATGATATTAGAACTTTATGGTATTAGGTGGAATTATGCTTGATAAATTGGGACAAAATATTAGTAGTGCATTAAATAAAATAAAAAATGCTACATTTGTGGATAAAAAACTCATAAAAGAGGTAATTAAAGACATTCAAAAGGCACTAATCCAGGCTGATGTAAATGTAAAACTCGTATTTAAAATGAGCAAAGAAATAGAAAAGCGGGCAATAAATGAGGATATACCAAAGGGGCTTTCGAAAAAAGAACATATTATTAAAATTGTCTATGAGGAGCTCGTAAAATTACTTGGTGAAGAAGGGCAAAAATTGGAGTTAAATCCAAAAAAACAAAATATCATATTACTCGTGGGTATTCAAGGTAGTGGTAAAACTACAAGTGCTGCAAAACTGGCAAGATATATTCAAAAAAGAGGTTTAAAACCTGGATTAATAGCAGCGGACATATACAGACCTGCGGCATACCAGCAGTTAAAACAGCTTGCAGAGAAGATACATGTTCCATTATATGGTGATGAAACTAAAACAAAAACTCCAATGGAAATTGCAAAAGAAGGTATTAAAAACCTTAAAAAGATGGATGTTTTAATAATAGATACCGCAGGAAGGCATAAGGAAGAAACTGGACTTTTGGAGGAAATGAAACAAATAAAAGATGTTGTAAATCCTGACGAAATTATACTTGTAATTGATGGAACACTTGGACAGCAGGCAAAAAATCAGGCTAAGGCATTTAAAGATGCCGTAGGCGAAATAGGGAGCATACTTGTTACAAAATTGGATGGTTCTGCAAAGGGTGGAGGAGCTCTAAGTGCTGTGGCTGAGATAAATGCACCTATAAAATTTATAGGTACCGGTGAGAATGTAGATGATTTGGAGCCATTTGACCCAAATAAATTTATTTCAAGACTTTTAGGAATGGGGGATTTAGAAGCTCTTCTTGAAAAAACTGAGGATTTAATAGATGAAGATACGGAGGAAAGTATAGACGCTATATTAAAAGGAAAATTCACACTTAATGAATTATACTCTCAGTTGGAGGCTATATCTAAAATGGGACCTATGAAACAAATAATGAGTATGATTCCAGGATTTGGAGGGGCTATTCCAAAAGATGCTGCAAATCTTACAGAACAGAAATTAAAAAAATATAAGATTATAATGGATTCTATGACTAAGGAAGAGAAAGAAAATCCTGAAATAATTAAAACTTCAAGAATGAAAAGAATATCAAGAGGTGCAGGAGTTAAACAGGAAGAGATAAAGGAGCTCCTAAAATATTACGCCACAACCAAAAATGCATTCCAAAATTTAAAACGAGGAAAAATGCTTAAAATGGGAGGTCCGATGGGCAAAATAATGAGGCAGTTAATGTTTAAAGAATAAAATAACAGATAAAAGGGGAATATTATGAAAACATTGATTATTTGCAAATCCATACACCATGGAAACACCAAAAAAATAGCTAATGCCATGGCAGAAATATTAAATGCTGAGGTTATTGCCCCTGAAAATGTAAATTTGGAAGATATTGGAAAATACGATTTGATTGGATTTGGCTCTGGAATATACTTCGGAAAACATAATAAAGAACTCTTAAAACTCGCGGATAGCCTTCCATGTGGGCATAAACCCGTATTTATTTTTTCAACAAGTGGCTTTTGGTTGAATAAATTTCATAAGCCCCTTGTGGATAGATTAAAATCCAAGGGATATGACATATTGGGGGAATTTAACTGCAAAGGATTTCATAACTGGACGATATTTAAATTAATAGGGGGTATAAATAAAGGACATCCAAATAAAAAGGATATTGAAAATGCAAAAAAGTTTGCCGAAGATTTAAAAAATAATATTTAATTTTTTAATTATTAATTTATTCTTTTAATCCTGTTATTCTTATTCCTGAACCTTTTAATTTATATTTTATATTTAATCCAATTAATAACGGTGTAATTTGTTCTATGTATTTTGATAATTCCAATTTCCCGCAGTCTATGGCTCTAACTCCATCTATTTCCTCCGCAAGAGACTTTATGATATTTTTTGATTCAACATCATCTCCACATACAAGTATATCGCAGTCCACTGGATTACCTACGTCTTCGAGCTCCTTACAACATACATTTTGAAATGCACTTACTACCTTTGAATCCTTTAAATAATCTTGAACCATTTCAGCCACCGAGCCCTGTGGTGGTAAAACTACCCTTGTTGCCTTGTCTCCTATTGCAGTTGCCAGTGGAACTCCAATGGATACAACTATTTTACCTTTTAGTTCTTCTTTTAAGTCTTTTAATGTTGATAATATGTGTTGATATGGCAATGATAATATAACAATATCCCCCTCTTTTGAAGCTTCTTTATTATCCAAACCTATTATATTTTTGTAGGTTAATCCCTTTGAAGATAATATCTCCTTTGCTTTATTTGAAGCCTCTTCTGCCTTTTCCTTCTTTCTTGAACCTATTATAACATCATGATTCTTAGCAAATCTAAGTGCCAAACCAAAACCTTGGTCTCCTGTTCCTCCTAAAATTGCTATTTTCATTTTATCACCAAATGGGTTATACCCATATTAATTATAATCTTATAGATTATTATTATTTTATAGATTAAGA from Methanothermococcus okinawensis IH1 encodes:
- a CDS encoding flavodoxin family protein: MKTLIICKSIHHGNTKKIANAMAEILNAEVIAPENVNLEDIGKYDLIGFGSGIYFGKHNKELLKLADSLPCGHKPVFIFSTSGFWLNKFHKPLVDRLKSKGYDILGEFNCKGFHNWTIFKLIGGINKGHPNKKDIENAKKFAEDLKNNI
- the npdG gene encoding NADPH-dependent F420 reductase translates to MKIAILGGTGDQGFGLALRFAKNHDVIIGSRKKEKAEEASNKAKEILSSKGLTYKNIIGLDNKEASKEGDIVILSLPYQHILSTLKDLKEELKGKIVVSIGVPLATAIGDKATRVVLPPQGSVAEMVQDYLKDSKVVSAFQNVCCKELEDVGNPVDCDILVCGDDVESKNIIKSLAEEIDGVRAIDCGKLELSKYIEQITPLLIGLNIKYKLKGSGIRITGLKE
- a CDS encoding UbiX family flavin prenyltransferase, which produces MKKIIICVSGASGAHYAKRLLEVLKDNENVKTCLIISNSAKKIIQHELNITVDDFIKLSDEYYENNNFFSPVASGSNIFDAAVVVPCSMKTLSSIANGYTSNLICRVCDIALKEQRKLIIMPREMPFNAIHLENMLKLSKLGVLIMPPIPGFYNEPKTIDDIIDFVVGRILDNLGIKNNLFKRWKG
- a CDS encoding signal recognition particle protein Srp54, translating into MLDKLGQNISSALNKIKNATFVDKKLIKEVIKDIQKALIQADVNVKLVFKMSKEIEKRAINEDIPKGLSKKEHIIKIVYEELVKLLGEEGQKLELNPKKQNIILLVGIQGSGKTTSAAKLARYIQKRGLKPGLIAADIYRPAAYQQLKQLAEKIHVPLYGDETKTKTPMEIAKEGIKNLKKMDVLIIDTAGRHKEETGLLEEMKQIKDVVNPDEIILVIDGTLGQQAKNQAKAFKDAVGEIGSILVTKLDGSAKGGGALSAVAEINAPIKFIGTGENVDDLEPFDPNKFISRLLGMGDLEALLEKTEDLIDEDTEESIDAILKGKFTLNELYSQLEAISKMGPMKQIMSMIPGFGGAIPKDAANLTEQKLKKYKIIMDSMTKEEKENPEIIKTSRMKRISRGAGVKQEEIKELLKYYATTKNAFQNLKRGKMLKMGGPMGKIMRQLMFKE
- the mmp10 gene encoding methyl coenzyme M reductase-arginine methyltransferase Mmp10 (Mmp10 (methanogenesis marker protein 10) is a cobalamin-requiring radical SAM methyltransferase that creates the methylarginine modification to methyl coenzyme M reductase.), coding for MGFDDSKHDNDILKSQSQLLVDLKGEPGKNCGGFCKFCYFKKVDNSNPTPFGCKNCTFNIGCDYCTYSVREINGDFIPLPLAIQQIQNALFFQKYDKVNITSGGDVSFYPNLEELCKYIGNMGLKIHLGYTSGKGFNSIETAKNLVDYGVDEVTFSVFSTNPKLRKEWLYDKNAEESLKCLKYFCENCDVHCAIILVPGINDGEELRKTINDLIEWGAHAVILMRFANKTEQGLILENAPIVEGIETHNIEEFKEIVKKTFEEFGDKIRITGTPLYDPLTNAPFALSYEERLLKKLRNKIKSEATIITGNISYPFLKNIFKDTPINVVKVNKDISDLITAKDLKTVDLNELKDTVFIPPMAFVHDRIAEEILNRDGKDRMILRGIDKLSVDGEVSGILTKEEVLEFEKNAFEELIEKINFFGKPI